The following are from one region of the Mannheimia granulomatis genome:
- a CDS encoding molybdopterin guanine dinucleotide-containing S/N-oxide reductase: protein MANQLENGRFIALDKPVNTITTAAHWGALNVTVENGRVVKSEGYLPKNHQNELQDVVADQLYSPVRVKYPMVRKGYLESNKDTTLRGCDEWVRVSWDKAFDLVAGEIQRVRQQYGSESIFGSSYGWYSCGFLHASRTLLQRYLNVTGGFVNSRGDYSTGAVQVIMPHVLGNIEVYAQQTSWHTIVESTELLVIWSSNPLNTLRIAWTSAEPEGIDYLAKIKASGKRVICIDPVRSETCQFLEAEWLPINTGTDVALMLGIAHTLISENLHDHAFLAKYTVGFEQFSDYVLGKTDNQPKTAEWASQICGISAETIKELAHAFVANRTMLMSGWGLQRLQHGEQSHWMLVTLASMLGQIGLPGGGFGLNYRYSTNGLSNDSGIRLGAINAGKPNPQMPFFPVARIADALLNPNQPFDFNGKTFTYPNIKLVYWAGGNPFAHHPDTNYLVKAWQQPETVIVNECFWTPTARMADIVLPATTSYERNDLTVAGDYVVKHIIPMKQVLPPQFEAKNDYDIFAELAKRAGKELEFTEGKNEMQWLAEFYQMAFDAAQKAERPLPNFDAFWAENKVFSFESEQNGNSFVRYQDYREDPITHKLATPSGKIEIFSQTVANMGYDDCQGHPMWLEHEEYSGKTTESEPLALVTPHIKYRLHSQLAYSSLRRYYEVNGREPVLIHTADAHERGITSGDIVRIFNKRGQVLAGAVVTDGIIKGTVALYEGGWYDPEDLSQPNALCRNGNPNVLTRNEGSSKLGQGNAPNTATVQVEKFVGEAPQVTVFEEPQFRE, encoded by the coding sequence ATGGCAAATCAATTAGAAAATGGGCGATTTATCGCCTTAGACAAACCCGTAAACACCATTACTACAGCAGCTCATTGGGGGGCTTTAAATGTCACCGTTGAAAACGGCAGAGTAGTTAAATCAGAAGGTTATTTACCTAAAAATCATCAGAATGAATTACAAGATGTTGTAGCAGATCAGCTCTATAGTCCTGTTCGTGTGAAATACCCGATGGTACGTAAAGGCTATTTGGAAAGTAACAAAGACACCACATTGCGTGGATGTGATGAATGGGTGCGTGTGTCTTGGGATAAAGCCTTTGATTTAGTTGCAGGGGAAATACAACGTGTTCGCCAACAATACGGCAGCGAATCGATTTTTGGTAGCTCTTATGGTTGGTATAGTTGCGGTTTTTTACATGCTTCTCGCACACTTTTACAACGCTATTTGAACGTAACAGGTGGCTTTGTGAATAGCCGAGGCGATTATTCCACCGGTGCGGTACAAGTGATTATGCCACATGTTTTAGGTAATATTGAAGTTTACGCCCAACAAACCAGCTGGCACACTATTGTTGAAAGCACCGAATTATTGGTGATTTGGTCTTCTAATCCACTCAACACCTTACGCATTGCGTGGACATCTGCCGAGCCTGAAGGTATTGATTACCTTGCTAAAATTAAAGCCAGTGGTAAACGAGTGATTTGTATCGACCCAGTCCGCAGCGAAACCTGTCAATTTTTAGAAGCCGAATGGCTGCCGATTAACACCGGCACAGATGTAGCATTAATGTTGGGCATCGCCCATACATTAATTAGCGAAAACCTGCACGATCACGCATTTTTAGCGAAATATACCGTTGGTTTCGAGCAATTTAGCGACTATGTGCTAGGCAAAACTGATAATCAGCCGAAAACTGCGGAATGGGCAAGCCAAATTTGTGGCATTTCTGCCGAAACCATCAAAGAATTAGCTCACGCTTTTGTGGCAAATCGCACCATGTTAATGTCCGGCTGGGGCTTGCAACGCCTACAACACGGTGAGCAAAGCCATTGGATGCTAGTCACCCTTGCCTCAATGCTCGGGCAAATTGGCTTACCGGGCGGTGGGTTTGGCTTAAATTATCGCTATTCAACCAACGGTTTAAGTAATGATTCGGGTATCCGCCTAGGGGCAATTAACGCAGGCAAGCCGAATCCGCAAATGCCGTTTTTCCCGGTTGCCCGCATTGCCGATGCCTTGCTAAACCCCAATCAACCTTTTGATTTTAATGGGAAAACCTTCACTTATCCGAACATTAAATTAGTCTATTGGGCGGGTGGAAATCCGTTTGCACATCACCCAGACACCAACTATTTAGTGAAAGCGTGGCAGCAGCCGGAAACCGTTATCGTCAATGAGTGTTTTTGGACGCCTACTGCTCGAATGGCGGATATTGTCTTACCGGCAACGACTAGTTATGAGCGTAATGATTTAACGGTGGCGGGCGATTATGTAGTGAAACATATTATTCCAATGAAACAAGTTCTTCCACCGCAATTTGAGGCAAAAAACGACTACGATATTTTTGCCGAACTTGCCAAACGAGCGGGCAAAGAGCTGGAATTTACCGAAGGCAAAAATGAAATGCAATGGCTGGCAGAATTCTACCAAATGGCGTTTGATGCTGCACAAAAAGCGGAAAGACCGCTGCCAAATTTCGATGCTTTCTGGGCTGAAAATAAGGTGTTCTCGTTTGAATCCGAACAAAATGGCAACTCATTTGTTCGCTATCAAGATTACAGGGAAGATCCGATTACTCATAAATTAGCGACACCTTCAGGCAAAATCGAGATTTTCTCACAAACCGTGGCGAATATGGGCTATGACGATTGCCAAGGCCACCCAATGTGGTTGGAACACGAGGAATATTCGGGAAAAACGACAGAAAGTGAGCCGCTGGCATTGGTTACGCCACATATTAAATACCGCCTACACAGCCAACTGGCTTATTCTTCACTTCGCCGATATTATGAAGTAAATGGGCGAGAGCCTGTGCTAATTCACACAGCAGATGCGCACGAACGTGGCATTACAAGCGGTGATATTGTGCGAATTTTTAACAAACGTGGGCAGGTGCTGGCTGGAGCAGTGGTAACAGATGGCATTATCAAAGGTACTGTCGCCCTTTACGAAGGCGGTTGGTACGACCCTGAGGATTTAAGCCAACCAAACGCGTTATGCCGAAACGGCAATCCGAACGTTCTTACTCGTAATGAAGGCTCCTCAAAACTCGGGCAGGGCAATGCTCCCAATACGGCAACGGTGCAAGTGGAGAAGTTTGTGGGAGAAGCACCACAAGTGACGGTGTTTGAAGAACCTCAATTCAGAGAGTAA
- the acnB gene encoding bifunctional aconitate hydratase 2/2-methylisocitrate dehydratase produces the protein MANFIENYQQHVDERAKLGVVPQPLNAEQTAQLVELLKNPPAEQAVFLLDLFTNRIPAGVDEAAYVKAAFLADIVKGTTSSSLISPEHAVKLLGTMQGGYNIETLLLALDKPELAPIAVEALSKTLLMFDNFHDVKERAEQGNQFAKQVLVSWANADWFTSRPKLAEKLTVTVFKVTGETNTDDLSPAQDAWSRPDIPLHALAMLKNERDGIFPDDNGHTGPIKQLEALKEKGFPLAYVGDVVGTGSSRKSATNSVLWFMGEDIPYIPNKRAGGIVLGGKIAPIFFNTLEDAGSLPIEVDVTNLNMGDVIDIYPYQGKICKHNSDEVLAEFSLKTDVLLDEVRAGGRIPLIIGRGLTHKARVALGLPESDIFVKPQSVSQSNKGYTLAQKMVGRACGVEGIRPGQYCEPRMTSVGSQDTTGPMTRDELKDLACLGFSADLVMQSFCHTAAYPKPVDVVTHHTLPDFIMNRGGISLRPGDGVIHSWLNRMLLPDTVGTGGDSHTRFPIGISFPAGSGLVAFAAATGVMPLDMPESVLVRFSGTMQPGITLRDLVHAIPYYAIQQGLLTVEKKGKKNIFSGRILEIEGLEDLKIEQAFELSDASAERSAAACTIKLNKEPIMEYLNSNITLLKWMIAEGYDDKRTLERRIANMQAWLANPELLEADENAEYAAIIEINLDEIKEPIVCVPNDPDDARLLSQVQGDKIDEVFIGSCMTNIGHFRAAGKLLSQAQGELPTKLWIAPPTKMDAGLLTEEGYYSIYGKSGARVEMPGCSLCMGNQARVANNANVVSTSTRNFPNRLGQGANVYLASAELAAVSALLGKLPTPEEYLGYVNDLQKDKDDIYRYMNFDQINSYVKKADNVIVQVAL, from the coding sequence ATGGCAAATTTTATCGAAAACTATCAACAACATGTTGATGAGCGTGCGAAACTTGGAGTCGTACCTCAGCCATTAAACGCGGAACAAACCGCTCAGCTGGTTGAATTATTAAAAAATCCTCCTGCCGAACAAGCGGTCTTTTTATTAGATCTTTTTACAAATCGCATTCCAGCCGGCGTAGATGAAGCTGCCTATGTTAAAGCCGCCTTTCTAGCCGATATTGTAAAAGGGACAACTTCATCGTCGCTTATTTCACCCGAGCACGCGGTGAAATTATTAGGCACAATGCAGGGTGGTTATAATATTGAAACCTTGCTACTGGCATTAGATAAACCGGAGCTTGCCCCTATTGCGGTAGAAGCCTTATCCAAAACATTATTGATGTTTGATAATTTCCACGATGTAAAAGAACGTGCAGAACAAGGCAATCAATTTGCAAAACAAGTGTTAGTGTCTTGGGCTAATGCCGATTGGTTCACTTCTCGCCCAAAACTCGCCGAAAAACTGACTGTTACCGTATTTAAAGTAACAGGTGAAACAAATACTGACGATCTTTCCCCAGCCCAAGATGCTTGGTCTCGCCCTGATATTCCACTTCACGCTTTAGCAATGCTGAAAAATGAGCGTGATGGCATTTTCCCTGATGACAATGGCCACACCGGCCCGATTAAACAGTTAGAAGCCTTAAAAGAAAAAGGTTTCCCGCTGGCTTATGTGGGCGATGTAGTGGGAACAGGCTCTTCTCGTAAATCCGCAACCAACTCAGTGCTTTGGTTTATGGGGGAAGATATTCCTTATATTCCAAACAAGCGTGCTGGCGGAATTGTGCTAGGCGGTAAAATAGCCCCGATTTTCTTTAATACTCTTGAAGATGCCGGCTCGTTACCGATTGAAGTGGATGTTACAAACCTGAATATGGGCGATGTGATTGATATTTACCCTTATCAGGGCAAAATTTGTAAACACAATTCCGATGAAGTGTTAGCAGAATTTAGCTTAAAAACCGATGTGTTATTAGATGAAGTGCGTGCCGGTGGGCGTATTCCGCTGATTATCGGGCGTGGCTTAACTCACAAAGCAAGAGTGGCACTTGGTTTGCCGGAAAGCGATATTTTTGTAAAACCGCAATCTGTTTCACAAAGTAACAAAGGTTACACATTAGCCCAAAAAATGGTAGGGCGTGCGTGTGGTGTGGAAGGCATCCGTCCGGGGCAATATTGCGAACCTCGAATGACCTCAGTCGGCTCACAAGACACCACCGGCCCAATGACTCGAGATGAGCTGAAAGATCTCGCGTGCTTAGGATTCTCCGCAGACCTTGTTATGCAGTCTTTCTGCCACACCGCCGCTTATCCGAAACCGGTCGATGTAGTTACTCACCACACACTACCTGATTTTATTATGAACCGTGGCGGGATTTCACTACGCCCGGGTGATGGAGTAATTCACTCTTGGTTAAACCGTATGTTGTTACCTGATACAGTCGGTACAGGTGGTGATTCACACACCCGTTTCCCAATTGGTATCTCTTTCCCTGCAGGTTCGGGCTTAGTGGCGTTTGCCGCGGCAACAGGTGTTATGCCATTGGATATGCCGGAATCGGTATTAGTGCGTTTTTCTGGCACAATGCAGCCGGGCATTACGCTACGTGATTTAGTGCACGCTATTCCTTACTATGCGATTCAACAAGGCTTACTGACCGTTGAGAAAAAAGGCAAGAAAAATATTTTCTCGGGTCGTATTTTAGAGATTGAGGGTTTGGAGGATCTGAAAATCGAACAAGCCTTTGAGCTTTCAGACGCTTCAGCAGAACGTTCAGCGGCCGCTTGTACTATCAAGCTTAACAAAGAGCCGATTATGGAATATCTGAACTCTAACATTACGCTTTTAAAATGGATGATTGCCGAAGGTTATGACGACAAACGCACCCTTGAACGCCGTATTGCTAATATGCAGGCATGGTTAGCTAATCCAGAATTATTAGAAGCCGATGAAAATGCAGAATATGCGGCGATTATCGAGATCAATCTAGATGAAATCAAAGAGCCGATTGTGTGTGTGCCGAACGACCCTGACGATGCACGTCTACTTTCGCAAGTGCAAGGCGATAAAATTGATGAAGTCTTTATCGGTTCTTGTATGACGAATATCGGGCATTTCCGTGCAGCAGGAAAATTGTTAAGCCAAGCACAGGGGGAATTACCGACAAAACTTTGGATTGCTCCACCGACAAAAATGGATGCAGGCTTGTTGACTGAAGAAGGCTATTACAGCATTTACGGTAAAAGCGGGGCTAGAGTTGAAATGCCGGGCTGCTCACTTTGTATGGGTAACCAAGCACGAGTGGCGAATAATGCCAACGTGGTTTCAACTTCAACCCGAAACTTCCCGAACCGTTTAGGGCAAGGGGCAAATGTTTATTTAGCCTCTGCGGAGCTGGCTGCAGTTTCAGCGTTATTAGGTAAATTACCAACGCCGGAAGAGTATCTTGGTTATGTGAATGACCTACAAAAAGACAAAGATGACATTTACCGCTATATGAATTTTGACCAAATCAATAGTTATGTGAAAAAAGCGGATAATGTGATTGTTCAAGTAGCATTATAA
- the icd gene encoding NADP-dependent isocitrate dehydrogenase, giving the protein MQTQVQIPQGETIQLNQDGSLQVPNNPIIPFIEGDGIGVDVTPAMQAVLDAAVEKAYQGKRKIAWMEIYAGEKANEIYGENTWLPDETLELIRQYHVAIKGPLMTPVGGGIRSLNVAMRQGLDLYNCLRPIRYYDGTPSPVKHPELVDMVIFRENSEDIYAGVEWVAGSPEANKVIQFLQQEMGVKKIRFTEDCGIGIKPVSKQGTQRLVRAALQYAIDNNRKSLTLVHKGNIMKFTEGAFKEWGYQVAEEFGAKLIDKGPWMSLTNPKTGEEIIIKDSIADAFLQEILLHPTEYDVIATLNLNGDYISDALAAQVGGIGISPGANIGFDAAIFEATHGTAPKIAGQNKGNPGSLILSGEMMLRHLGWTEAADLVVKAVSKTIANKTVTFDFAEMLEGATLRSTSEFAQDIIKNM; this is encoded by the coding sequence ATGCAAACACAAGTCCAAATTCCCCAAGGCGAAACCATTCAACTTAATCAAGACGGTTCGTTACAAGTACCAAACAATCCAATTATTCCCTTTATTGAAGGTGATGGTATCGGTGTTGATGTTACACCAGCCATGCAAGCGGTTTTAGATGCCGCGGTTGAAAAAGCCTACCAAGGAAAACGCAAAATTGCTTGGATGGAAATCTATGCAGGCGAAAAAGCTAACGAAATTTATGGCGAAAATACTTGGCTACCTGATGAAACCTTAGAGTTGATTCGTCAATACCACGTGGCAATTAAAGGCCCATTAATGACACCGGTCGGTGGTGGGATTCGTTCGCTGAATGTAGCAATGCGTCAAGGTTTAGATTTATACAACTGCTTGCGTCCGATTCGCTATTATGACGGTACACCAAGTCCGGTAAAACATCCGGAATTAGTCGATATGGTGATTTTCCGTGAAAATTCCGAAGATATTTATGCAGGTGTGGAGTGGGTTGCCGGCTCGCCTGAAGCGAATAAAGTGATTCAATTCCTACAACAAGAAATGGGCGTGAAAAAAATCCGCTTTACCGAAGATTGTGGGATCGGTATTAAACCTGTTTCCAAACAAGGTACCCAACGCTTAGTGCGTGCGGCCTTACAATATGCGATTGATAACAATCGCAAATCGCTCACTTTGGTGCATAAAGGTAATATTATGAAATTTACCGAAGGGGCATTTAAAGAATGGGGCTACCAAGTTGCGGAAGAATTCGGGGCTAAATTAATAGATAAAGGTCCTTGGATGAGTTTAACCAATCCAAAAACAGGCGAAGAGATCATTATTAAAGACAGTATTGCCGATGCGTTCTTACAAGAAATCTTATTACACCCGACAGAGTATGATGTAATCGCAACACTTAACTTAAACGGTGATTACATTTCCGATGCACTTGCAGCTCAAGTAGGCGGTATTGGGATTTCACCAGGGGCAAATATTGGTTTTGATGCGGCAATTTTTGAAGCAACTCATGGTACAGCCCCTAAAATTGCAGGTCAAAATAAGGGCAATCCGGGTTCTTTAATTTTAAGTGGGGAAATGATGTTACGTCATTTAGGCTGGACTGAAGCTGCAGATTTAGTGGTAAAAGCAGTGTCTAAAACAATTGCGAATAAAACGGTCACTTTTGACTTCGCTGAAATGTTAGAAGGGGCAACTTTGCGTTCAACCTCAGAATTTGCACAAGACATCATTAAAAATATGTAA
- a CDS encoding citrate synthase, whose product MSKATLTLENGEQLDLNIKKGSLGYQNIDIQPFMKHKLFSYDPGLVSTAVCESAITYVDGDEGILLHRGYPIDQLANNADYLEVGYTLLFGERPTKEEYKDFVQLIKKHTLVHEQLTKFFSGFRRDSHPMAVMCGVSGALAAFYHDSIDVNNQAHRELTAIRLLAKIPTLAAMCYKYSIGQPFMFPQNHLSYAGNFLYMMFATPCEPYEVNPVLERALDRIFILHADHEQNASTSTVRTAASSGANPFACIAAGIASLWGPAHGGANEACINMLEEIGTVDRIPEFIARAKDKNDPFRLMGFGHRVYKNYDPRAKVMRETCHEVLKELNIDNPLFEVALELERIALSDPYFIEHKLYPNVDFYSGIVLKAIGIPTSMFTVMFALARTVGWIAHWKEMYLQGNIKIVRPRQIYTGETKRDFEPMDKA is encoded by the coding sequence ATGTCAAAAGCAACATTAACTCTCGAGAACGGTGAACAACTCGATCTCAATATAAAAAAAGGCAGTTTAGGTTATCAAAATATTGATATACAGCCTTTTATGAAGCACAAACTTTTCTCCTATGATCCCGGCTTGGTTTCAACTGCAGTCTGTGAATCTGCTATCACTTATGTGGATGGGGATGAAGGTATTCTACTGCATCGTGGCTACCCTATTGACCAGCTTGCGAATAATGCCGATTACTTAGAAGTTGGATATACTCTTCTATTCGGCGAACGTCCAACTAAAGAAGAATATAAAGATTTTGTGCAACTAATCAAAAAACATACCCTTGTGCATGAACAGCTCACTAAATTCTTCTCCGGGTTCCGCCGAGACTCCCACCCAATGGCGGTAATGTGTGGGGTAAGTGGTGCATTAGCCGCTTTCTACCACGATTCAATTGACGTTAATAATCAAGCCCACCGTGAACTTACCGCCATTCGTCTTTTAGCCAAAATACCAACCCTTGCTGCGATGTGTTATAAATACTCTATCGGTCAGCCGTTTATGTTCCCACAAAATCATTTATCTTATGCAGGCAACTTTTTATATATGATGTTTGCAACCCCTTGTGAACCTTATGAAGTAAACCCTGTATTAGAGCGCGCATTAGATAGAATCTTTATTTTACACGCAGACCACGAACAAAATGCATCAACCTCCACAGTACGTACTGCGGCTTCTTCCGGTGCGAACCCATTTGCCTGTATTGCAGCAGGTATTGCTTCATTGTGGGGGCCTGCACACGGTGGAGCGAATGAAGCTTGTATCAATATGTTAGAAGAAATAGGGACTGTTGATCGCATTCCGGAATTTATTGCCCGTGCGAAAGATAAAAACGATCCATTCCGTTTAATGGGCTTCGGGCATCGCGTATATAAAAACTACGATCCACGAGCGAAGGTAATGCGTGAAACCTGCCACGAAGTATTGAAAGAACTCAATATTGACAACCCGTTATTTGAAGTTGCATTAGAATTAGAACGTATTGCGTTAAGTGATCCTTATTTCATTGAGCATAAACTTTACCCAAATGTAGACTTCTACTCCGGTATCGTGCTTAAAGCGATTGGTATTCCGACTTCGATGTTTACCGTGATGTTCGCTTTAGCCAGAACTGTGGGTTGGATTGCCCACTGGAAAGAGATGTACCTACAAGGCAATATCAAAATCGTCCGCCCTCGCCAAATCTATACAGGCGAAACCAAACGTGATTTTGAGCCAATGGATAAAGCATAA
- a CDS encoding DEAD/DEAH box helicase — protein MKLKNYQNEALNRVSHYFSACLQSDANTAFSQIQPEYSYKIPSEHSNLRDVPYVCVRIPTGGGKTLLASHSIVRIAKQYLDCDFPVTLWLVPSRTIKAQTAEALKNPQHPYRAALDKTFNREVMVIESEDFDLLRPQDFGNKAIVIVSTIQNFRVENQDGRKIYAFNEKLTAHFERLPIHIQTNLEKISITDLQENGLTAKQAGKIKCSFANLLRAYQPLVIVDEAHNARTSLSFDVLSQLSPAAILEFTATPNTDRKTGSNVLYHVSASHLKSEEMIKLPIVLTEHHNWQQAIDGAVINRGALAQKAQYESDYVRPLVLFQAEPKNGKVTVEVLKQYLIDELKIDEEEIAIVTGNQHELDNIDLFNPQCKINYIITVEALKEGWDCPFAYIFCSVQNVSSSKEAEQLLGRVLRMPYAKRRQIEDLNRAYAHLSSKSFGETARNLQDKLIGMGFEALEVAEMLRIPQQENWISENEGDLFYTPTTVLALTQFPEMTDLSEAERSQLKITEQEGSILVQVKGNLSEKLEKALLRTATGKKKEQIEQQLQIHQNRVEILASPAEKGEIFKVIPQLCMNIQGELDLADSQVLLDYQSWNLLDYPAKLDGFRLHENSQSFEIDVEDKRVSYHFNQQQLSFSDDWLELTEQDFIRWLDKQVRLTDIPQPIMLRFLQLLISDLLKNVGITLTRLVQHKFALARAISDLINRYRVLAQKNCYQQALFGGNEEVEICLNEQYQFSFTPEKLAPQPPFYVGRYKFNKHYFAQIEELKASGEEFDCAVAIDSLPQVKYWVRNPVKRGFALPLAHQNFYPDFIVELIDGRILIVEYKGEQLKSNEDSKEKALIGNLWEKLSQGKGLFMMAVKCDENGQDVRTQLLNKLA, from the coding sequence ATGAAATTAAAAAATTACCAAAATGAGGCATTAAACCGTGTCAGCCACTATTTTTCGGCTTGCTTGCAATCTGATGCAAACACCGCTTTTAGCCAAATTCAACCTGAATATAGTTACAAGATCCCAAGTGAACACAGTAATTTGCGTGATGTGCCTTATGTTTGTGTACGAATTCCAACGGGGGGCGGTAAAACGTTGTTAGCCTCGCATAGTATTGTTCGTATTGCAAAGCAGTATTTGGATTGTGATTTCCCTGTTACTTTGTGGCTAGTGCCTTCTCGTACAATTAAAGCCCAAACCGCAGAAGCGTTGAAAAATCCACAACACCCTTACCGTGCGGCACTTGATAAAACCTTTAACCGAGAAGTAATGGTTATTGAGTCTGAAGATTTTGATTTACTTCGCCCACAAGACTTTGGCAATAAGGCGATTGTAATCGTTTCTACTATTCAAAACTTTCGGGTAGAAAATCAAGATGGGCGAAAAATTTATGCCTTTAATGAAAAATTAACGGCTCATTTTGAGCGTTTACCAATCCATATTCAGACAAATTTAGAAAAAATTTCAATAACAGATCTACAAGAAAACGGTTTAACTGCCAAACAAGCGGGCAAAATTAAGTGTTCTTTTGCAAATTTGTTGCGAGCTTATCAACCTTTGGTCATTGTTGATGAAGCTCATAACGCTCGAACCTCACTCTCTTTTGATGTGTTATCTCAACTTTCCCCGGCGGCTATTTTAGAATTTACTGCTACACCAAACACGGATAGAAAAACAGGGAGTAATGTGTTGTATCACGTTTCGGCAAGTCATCTAAAATCAGAAGAGATGATCAAATTACCGATTGTGCTGACCGAACATCACAACTGGCAGCAAGCAATAGATGGCGCAGTAATTAACAGAGGAGCATTAGCACAAAAAGCACAGTATGAGAGCGATTATGTTCGTCCGCTTGTGTTGTTCCAAGCTGAGCCGAAAAACGGCAAAGTAACAGTAGAAGTCTTAAAACAGTATTTAATTGATGAATTAAAAATTGATGAAGAAGAGATTGCCATTGTTACGGGTAATCAGCACGAATTAGATAATATCGATTTATTTAATCCACAATGTAAGATCAATTACATCATCACGGTTGAGGCATTGAAAGAAGGGTGGGATTGCCCGTTTGCCTATATTTTTTGCTCGGTGCAAAATGTTTCCTCAAGTAAGGAAGCGGAGCAGTTGTTAGGGCGAGTATTGCGAATGCCTTATGCTAAACGCCGTCAAATTGAAGATTTAAATCGTGCTTATGCTCATCTTTCCTCTAAATCGTTCGGCGAAACGGCTCGTAATTTACAAGATAAATTGATTGGAATGGGATTTGAAGCATTAGAAGTAGCTGAAATGCTCCGCATTCCACAACAAGAGAATTGGATTAGTGAGAATGAAGGGGATTTATTCTATACGCCGACAACGGTTTTAGCATTAACGCAATTCCCTGAAATGACGGATTTAAGCGAAGCAGAACGATCTCAACTTAAAATTACTGAGCAAGAAGGTAGCATTTTAGTGCAAGTAAAAGGTAATTTAAGTGAAAAGCTAGAAAAAGCCTTGCTCCGGACTGCAACAGGTAAGAAAAAAGAACAAATTGAGCAACAATTACAAATTCACCAAAATAGAGTTGAAATATTGGCTTCTCCTGCCGAAAAAGGTGAAATATTTAAAGTAATACCTCAACTCTGTATGAATATTCAAGGCGAATTAGACTTAGCGGATTCACAAGTTCTATTAGATTATCAAAGTTGGAATCTATTGGATTACCCTGCCAAACTTGATGGTTTTAGATTACACGAAAATAGCCAAAGTTTTGAAATTGATGTGGAAGATAAACGGGTTTCTTACCATTTTAATCAACAACAACTTAGCTTTTCTGATGATTGGCTAGAACTAACCGAGCAAGATTTTATCCGTTGGTTAGACAAGCAAGTGCGTTTAACTGACATTCCTCAACCTATAATGTTAAGGTTTTTGCAATTATTGATTTCAGATTTACTGAAAAATGTAGGAATAACCTTAACTCGGTTAGTTCAACATAAATTTGCACTGGCTCGAGCTATTTCAGATTTGATTAACCGTTATCGGGTATTAGCTCAAAAAAATTGCTATCAACAAGCACTATTTGGGGGTAATGAAGAAGTAGAAATCTGCCTAAATGAGCAGTATCAATTTAGTTTTACACCAGAAAAACTAGCACCACAACCGCCTTTTTATGTAGGACGTTACAAATTCAACAAACACTATTTTGCTCAAATTGAAGAGTTGAAAGCAAGCGGAGAAGAATTTGACTGTGCCGTTGCGATTGATTCATTGCCTCAAGTGAAATATTGGGTAAGAAATCCTGTAAAAAGAGGGTTTGCTTTACCATTAGCTCATCAGAATTTTTACCCTGATTTTATTGTAGAACTTATTGATGGTCGGATTTTAATTGTGGAATATAAAGGGGAGCAATTAAAAAGTAATGAAGATTCTAAAGAAAAAGCCTTAATTGGCAATCTTTGGGAGAAGTTAAGTCAAGGAAAAGGCTTATTTATGATGGCGGTAAAATGCGATGAAAATGGTCAAGATGTTAGAACGCAACTGCTAAATAAATTAGCCTGA